In one window of Microplitis demolitor isolate Queensland-Clemson2020A chromosome 4, iyMicDemo2.1a, whole genome shotgun sequence DNA:
- the LOC103570672 gene encoding uncharacterized protein LOC103570672 isoform X2, producing the protein MMLVKNIILSALLASVSSSEFNNFSLSPKNSPITHTNMAQLFELCFANTSNPIFISENLAETFQKNLSIKIKAPVIIINKNFIAKNIQMYYPTHPMYILSLLNYMDMYGLLIQLISSPFWSQKSKFFLILETRNSCNDAYDILSVMWKVQLLSCIIVCPRTDNETSLYTYNPYTKRAPDPWVETNITWLTPRVILLTLFNQSFTTDYKICETIFFDKTEILDGYPVKVGSTLNKTFELDFIINSLNMTQQVTYFGLYNITFLSVWIIQGNTDVTTFGSSQENNMVHPVPMSLDGYFVIITQKASFLSVSSEIAQYQIGLAVLDVLKMMMSMGINSPLDRLAMKITFFTGFLFVFIFSPLLEGQLLATITNPATYNMESLKDLYDHKYYVIYPMLIHDSILEKNLWDINNEEENEHISALFVYSDTDICLKYVIEMKNVACITSDFESIDYAVKHNLHISQPLLKKSNVCFTRPFWSLTDRFYYQALNLQEFGLLVEPSERKLRKFHDNLKKKKRIEKRVNYQPVDAVDLIYLYQFMAFFQFLAIIVFGIEYIVGRHRRPRQ; encoded by the exons ATGATGTTGgtaaagaatattattttgagcGCATTGTTAGCTAGTGTTTCGAGCTCGGAATTTAACAACTTCAGTTTATCACCAAAGAATTCTCCAATCACACACACAAAtatg GCTCAACTTTTTGAACTGTGTTTTGCAAATACATCAAATCCGATATTCATATCTGAGAACTTAGCAGAAACATTTCAGAAAAATCTGTCCATTAAAATAAAGGCGCCTGTCATTatcatcaacaaaaattttatcgccAAAAACATTCAAATGTATTATCCAACTCATCCgatgtatattttatcattgttGAATTATATGGACATGTATGGACTTTTAATCCAATTGATTTCTTCGCCGTTCTGGagtcaaaaatcaaaattttttctgatccTCGAAACCAGAAACTCTTGCAACGATGCGTATGACATTCTCAGCGTGATGTGGAAGGTTCAACTGTTATCATGTATCATAGTGTGCCCCCGAACCGATAATGAAACCAGCCTATATACTTATAATCCATACACAAAACGAGCACCCGACCCTTGGGTTGAAACTAATATAACCTGGCTTACCCCACGTGTTATATTACTGACCCTCTTCAATCAATCTTTTACTACtg ACTATAAAATATGTGAGACGATCTTCTTTGATAAAACTGAAATCCTTGATGGCTATCCCGTTAAGGTTGGctcaactttaaataaaacttttgaactagatttcataattaattctttaaacATGACTCAACAAGTGACTTACTTCGGCTTGTATAATATCACATTCTTGTCGGTTTGGATAATACAAGGAAATACCGATGTCACTACATTCGGCAGCAGTCAGGAAAACAATATGGTACACCCAGTGCCAATGAGTCTGGATGGATATTTCGTCATAATAACACAAAAGGCAAGTTTTTTATCAGTGTCTTCTGAAATTGCACAG TATCAGATCGGATTGGCTGTTCTGGATGTcctgaagatgatgatgagtATGGGGATCAACTCACCTCTCGACCGACTCGCCATGAAAATTACCTTCTTCACTGGCTTTTTGTTTGTGTTTATATTCAGTCCATTGCTTGAGGGACAATTACTTGCCACAATAACTAACCCGGCGACTTACAATATGGAGTCTCTTAAGGACTTGTACGATCATAAgtattatgtaatttatcCAATGCTGATCCATGATAGTATTCTAGAGAAAAACTTATGGGACATTAATAATGAAGAGGAAAACGAACACATTTCTGCTTTATTCGTATATAGCGATACCGACATTTGCTTAAAATACGTTATCGAAATGAAGAATGTGGCGTGTATAACTAGTGATTTTGAATCGATCGACTACGCTGTTAAACATAATTTGCATATATCACAAccacttttgaaaaaatcaaatgtaTGTTTCACAAGACCATTTTGGTCCTTGACGGATCGATTTTACTATCAAGCTTTAAACTTGCAAGAATTTGGACTCTTAGTTGAACCATCCGaaagaaaattaagaaaatttcatgataacctaaaaaaaaagaaaagaattgAGAAAAGGGTTAACTACCAACCAGTTGACGCTGtagatttgatttatttatatcaatttatggCATTTTTCCAGTTCTTGGCAATTATTGTTTTTGGTATTGAGTATATTGTCGGACGTCATCGTCGTccaagacaataa
- the LOC103570659 gene encoding phosphoribosylformylglycinamidine synthase, with translation MVIAKLYKSSGLLSGQLSSKLTTLQQICPSITSLQTETCYYIESDRALTSSDLKIINFALTSPFDPELYDESMISSPMIIEIGPRLNFSTAFSSNAVSILKSAGLSCITRVEKSTRYCINSSVPIDSNLEDRLVNSLHDRMTECRYNRPIESFDHGFRPEPWFEVEILQKGRQALVDVNARLGLAFDDWDLDFYTDLFKSKLKRNPTSVECFDLAQSNSEHSRHWFFRGKLVVDGLEESQTLFDMITATQRTSNPNNVIKFADNSSAIKGYRVPMAIPRETWQPSAFQVMDVDKHLIFTAETHNFPTGVAPFSGATTGTGGRIRDIQGCGRGGYYIAGTAGYSVGNLFIPGYQLPWEVPAAYPSNLATPLEIIIEASNGASDYGNKFGEPVISGFARTFGMMLDPRVEWIKPIMFSGGCGTVDANMIDKVAPEPGMQVAKIGGPVYRIGVGGGAASSVAVQGTQAAELDFGAVQRGDAEMEQKLNRVVRGCMELGDRNPILSIHDQGAGGNGNVLKELVEPAGAVIFKRKFELGDPSISTLELWGAEYQENDAILCHQDDVGLIEKIAKREKCPVNFVGTVTGSGKIILSEEEECDATKYMTSDGDPGVKHPVDLDLEFVLGKMPQKTFAMTREPAKLKALALRPDLSVSEALDRVLRLPSVGSKRYLTNKVDRCVTGLVAQQQCVGPLHTPLADVAVTAISHFSTAGLATSIGEQPIKGLVNVGAGARMTVIEAVANLVFAKISNLRDVKCSGNWMWAAKLEGEGAKLYDACRAMCQLMSDLGIAIDGGKDSLSMAARIGSEVVKAPGTLVVSCYAPCPDITKVVTPDIKGPSRGHESSLIFVDLSRGKSRLGGTALAQVFNQLGDEVPDVENAADFVKAFEIIQQLITEGRILSGHDVSDGGLITCFLEMAFAGLAGLEVKILHKEGSALEILFAEEVGWVLEVASVQDVLGIFQKAKVPAFFIGKATKLGMDSQITVDVNDERVLDSTVFQLMKIWEETSAWLEKRQTNVSCAEEEFASLRKRRIPYSHLSFDPDMKPVVEKPLKVVKVAVVREEGINGDREMAAACMQAGFEAWDVTVQDLLEGHVTLDQFRGVIFPGGFSYADVLGSAKGWAASLLFHPVLRSQLDAFKNRSDTFSLGVCNGCQLMSLLGWVGSENSSEPTVILDHNKSERFECRWSSVRIEKSKAIMLKGMDQTVMGVWVAHGEGKFTFRTAHVLETLIREGCVAIRYADDAGQATESYPMNPNGSIGGVAGVCSTDGRHLAMMPHPERCTQMWQWPYVPAGWTNKTSPWLRIFQNAFDWCSDN, from the exons ATGGTGATAGCAAAACTCTACAAGTCATCAGGACTATTATCAGGTCAGCTGTCATCAAAACTCACCACCTTGCAACAAATATGTCCCTCAATAACCAGCCTCCAAACAGAAACCTGCTATTACATCGAAAGCGATCGCGCCCTAACCTCATCGGaccttaaaataataaactttgcCCTAACCTCGCCATTTGACCCCGAGCTGTATGACGAATCCATGATTTCCAGCCCAATGATAATCGAAATCGGGCCGCGACTAAATTTCTCCACGGCCTTTTCCAGCAACGCGGTCTCAATACTAAAATCCGCGGGGCTGAGTTGTATTACGCGGGTAGAAAAATCCACCAGGTACTGTATCAACTCCTCGGTTCCAATAGATTCTAATTTAGAAGATCGTTTAGTCAATTCCCTGCACGATCGCATGACCGAGTGCCGCTACAACCGACCCATTGAATCTTTCGACCACGGATTCCGCCCCGAGCCCTGGTTCGAAGTTGAAATCCTCCAGAAGGGCAGACAAGCCCTCGTTGACGTCAACGCACGTCTAGGTCTTGCCTTCGATGACTGGGATCTAGATTTCTACACAGATCTCTTCAAGTCAAAGCTGAAACGTAACCCCACTAGTGTTGAATGCTTCGATTTGGCCCAGTCCAACAGCGAGCACAGTCGCCACTGGTTCTTCCGTGGGAAACTGGTCGTAGATGGCCTAGAAGAGTCTCAGACACTCTTCGACATGATAACAGCGACCCAGAGAACCAGCAATCCTAACAACGTCATCAAATTCGCTGACAACAGCAGCGCCATCAAAGGCTATCGTGTCCCAATGGCAATCCCCAGGGAAACATGGCAGCCAAGTGCGTTCCAGGTCATGGATGTTGATAAGCACTTGATATTCACTGCGGAGACTCATAATTTTCCGACAGGAGTTGCGCCCTTCAGTGGAGCAACCACTGGAACTGGTGGTAGGATCCGTGACATCCAGGGTTGTGGTCGGGGGGGTTATTACATTGCGGGAACTGCTGGTTACAGTGTCGGGAACTTGTTTATTCCGGGTTACCAACTTCCTTGGGAAGTGCCAGCAGCTTATCCATCGAATCTAGCAACGCCCTTGGAGATAATCATCGAAGCTAGCAATGGAGCTTCTGATTACGGTAACAAATTCGGGGAGCCGGTGATCTCGGGGTTCGCGAGGACATTTGGGATGATGCTGGACCCTAGGGTTGAGTGGATCAAGCCGATTATGTTCAGTGGTGGGTGTGGAACGGTTGATGCCAATATGATTGATAAAGTAGCCCCTGAACCTGGAATGCAGGTTGCTAAGATCGGGGGTCCGGTTTACAGGATTGGGGTCGGTGGAGGAGCTGCCTCTTCGGTGGCTGTTCAGGGCACACAGGCAGCAGAGCTAGACTTTGGGGCCGTGCAACGAGGGGATGCGGAAATGGAACAGAAGTTGAACCGCGTGGTCCGTGGATGCATGGAATTGGGTGACAGGAACCCTATTTTGAGCATTCATGACCAAGGTGCTGGTGGGAATGGTAACGTTCTCAAGGAATTGGTGGAACCAGCTGGTGCTGTGATTTTCAAGCGGAAGTTTGAACTAGGAGACCCAAGTATCAGTACCTTGGAGCTCTGGGGCGCTGAGTATCAGGAAAACGACGCGATTTTGTGCCACCAAGATGACGTGGGACTGATTGAGAAGATTGCGAAGCGTGAGAAGTGTCCGGTTAATTTTGTGGGCACTGTTACCGGTTCTGGGAAGATCATTTTGTctgaagaagaagagtgtgaTGCTACAAAGTACATGACAAGCGATGGAGATCCAGGTGTGAAGCACCCAGTAGACCTAGACCTGGAATTCGTGCTCGGGAAAATGCCCCAGAAGACATTTGCTATGACCCGGGAACCCGCAAAACTGAAAGCTTTGGCCCTAAGACCAGACCTTAGCGTATCCGAAGCCCTAGATCGCGTCCTTAGACTCCCAAGTGTCGGAAGCAAACGATACCTGACCAATAAAGTCGATCGGTGCGTAACTGGACTAGTTGCCCAGCAGCAATGCGTAGGACCGCTTCATACTCCATTGGCTGATGTGGCAGTCACTGCAATCTCCCACTTCTCTACTGCTGGACTTGCTACGTCCATTGGTGAGCAACCGATCAAAGGACTTGTCAATGTTGGAGCCGGTGCGAGGATGACAGTCATCGAAGCAGTAGCGAATTTGGTCTTCGCCAAAATATCCAACCTCCGGGATGTTAAGTGCAGCGGAAACTGGATGTGGGCTGCTAAATTAGAAGGCGAGGGCGCTAAGCTCTACGACGCATGTCGTGCGATGTGTCAGCTGATGAGCGACCTCGGGATCGCCATTGACGGAGGCAAGGACTCACTGAGTATGGCAGCAAGGATTGGATCCGAAGTCGTCAAAGCACCTGGTACTCTTGTGGTCTCTTGCTACGCACCCTGTCCTGATATTACCAAAGTGGTTACTCCAGACATCAAAGGACCCAGCAGAGGACACGAGAGCTCGCTGATCTTCGTGGATTTATCTCGTGGCAAAAGCCGACTAGGTGGCACGGCGTTGGCCCAAGTCTTCAACCAGCTTGGAGATGAAGTTCCTGATGTTGAAAATGCAGCCGACTTTGTCAAGGCTTTCGAAATCATCCAGCAGCTCATCACCGAGGGTAGAATCCTTTCTGGACATGATGTTAGTGACGGAGGACTCATTACCTGCTTCCTGGAGATGGCCTTCGCTGGATTAGCTGGTCTAGAAGTTAAAATACTTCACAAAGAAGGCAGCGCGCTGGAAATCCTGTTCGCTGAAGAAGTCGGTTGGGTTCTGGAAGTCGCCAGCGTTCAAGATGTCCTGGGAATATTCCAGAAGGCTAAAGTTCCAGCTTTCTTTATTGGGAAGGCTACGAAACTGGGAATGGACTCCCAGATAACCGTTGACGTGAACGATGAACGTGTTCTGGACTCGACGGTGTTCCAGTTGATGAAGATCTGGGAGGAAACTAGCGCGTGGTTGGAAAAACGTCAGACCAACGTTTCCTGCGCAGAAGAAGAGTTCGCCAGCTTACGAAAACGTCGGATTCCTTATTCCCATTTGTCATTTGACCCAGACATGAAACCCGTTGTAGAAAAGCCTCTGAAAGTGGTCAAGGTCGCGGTGGTTCGTGAAGAAGGGATCAATGGAGATCGGGAAATGGCTGCGGCCTGCATGCAAGCGGGATTCGAGGCCTGGGATGTCACAGTCCAGGACCTGTTGGAAGGACATGTGACTCTGGACCAATTCCGAGGTGTAATCTTCCCTGGAGGGTTCAGTTACGCGGATGTCTTGGGTTCCGCAAAGGGTTGGGCTGCTAGTTTGCTGTTCCATCCAGTTCTGCGCTCGCAATTGGACGCTTTTAAGAACAGAAGCGACACTTTCAGTCTTGGGGTCTGCAATGGATGCCAGCTGATGAGTCTGCTAGGTTGGGTTGGTTCGGAGAATTCCAGTGAACCCACGGTTATTTTGGACCACAACAAGTCCGAGAGGTTCGAGTGTCGTTGGAGCTCAGTCAGAATTGAAAAGTCCAAGGCCATTATGCTCAAGGGAATGGACCAGACGGTCATGGGTGTCTGGGTCGCCCATGGAGAGGGAAAATTTACATTCCGTACTGCGCATGTCCTGGAGACATTGATAAGAGAAGGGTGCGTTGCTATCAGATACGCTGATGACGCGGGACAGGCTACTGAGTCGTACCCCATGAATCCTAATGGAAGTATTG GTGGCGTCGCGGGCGTTTGTTCAACTGATGGAAGACATCTTGCCATGATGCCGCATCCAGAAAGGTGCACTCAGATGTGGCAGTGGCCGTATGTTCCTGCAGGGTGGACTAATAAGACATCGCCTTGGCTCAGGATTTTCCAGAACGCATTTGATTGGTGttcagataattaa
- the LOC103570672 gene encoding uncharacterized protein LOC103570672 isoform X1, which yields MMLVKNIILSALLASVSSSEFNNFSLSPKNSPITHTNMAQLFELCFANTSNPIFISENLAETFQKNLSIKIKAPVIIINKNFIAKNIQMYYPTHPMYILSLLNYMDMYGLLIQLISSPFWSQKSKFFLILETRNSCNDAYDILSVMWKVQLLSCIIVCPRTDNETSLYTYNPYTKRAPDPWVETNITWLTPRVILLTLFNQSFTTDYKICETIFFDKTEILDGYPVKVGSTLNKTFELDFIINSLNMTQQVTYFGLYNITFLSVWIIQGNTDVTTFGSSQENNMVHPVPMSLDGYFVIITQKASFLSVSSEIAQVLDINGVIAIILFVLLITFLIVLHNKYQIGLAVLDVLKMMMSMGINSPLDRLAMKITFFTGFLFVFIFSPLLEGQLLATITNPATYNMESLKDLYDHKYYVIYPMLIHDSILEKNLWDINNEEENEHISALFVYSDTDICLKYVIEMKNVACITSDFESIDYAVKHNLHISQPLLKKSNVCFTRPFWSLTDRFYYQALNLQEFGLLVEPSERKLRKFHDNLKKKKRIEKRVNYQPVDAVDLIYLYQFMAFFQFLAIIVFGIEYIVGRHRRPRQ from the exons ATGATGTTGgtaaagaatattattttgagcGCATTGTTAGCTAGTGTTTCGAGCTCGGAATTTAACAACTTCAGTTTATCACCAAAGAATTCTCCAATCACACACACAAAtatg GCTCAACTTTTTGAACTGTGTTTTGCAAATACATCAAATCCGATATTCATATCTGAGAACTTAGCAGAAACATTTCAGAAAAATCTGTCCATTAAAATAAAGGCGCCTGTCATTatcatcaacaaaaattttatcgccAAAAACATTCAAATGTATTATCCAACTCATCCgatgtatattttatcattgttGAATTATATGGACATGTATGGACTTTTAATCCAATTGATTTCTTCGCCGTTCTGGagtcaaaaatcaaaattttttctgatccTCGAAACCAGAAACTCTTGCAACGATGCGTATGACATTCTCAGCGTGATGTGGAAGGTTCAACTGTTATCATGTATCATAGTGTGCCCCCGAACCGATAATGAAACCAGCCTATATACTTATAATCCATACACAAAACGAGCACCCGACCCTTGGGTTGAAACTAATATAACCTGGCTTACCCCACGTGTTATATTACTGACCCTCTTCAATCAATCTTTTACTACtg ACTATAAAATATGTGAGACGATCTTCTTTGATAAAACTGAAATCCTTGATGGCTATCCCGTTAAGGTTGGctcaactttaaataaaacttttgaactagatttcataattaattctttaaacATGACTCAACAAGTGACTTACTTCGGCTTGTATAATATCACATTCTTGTCGGTTTGGATAATACAAGGAAATACCGATGTCACTACATTCGGCAGCAGTCAGGAAAACAATATGGTACACCCAGTGCCAATGAGTCTGGATGGATATTTCGTCATAATAACACAAAAGGCAAGTTTTTTATCAGTGTCTTCTGAAATTGCACAGGTATTGGATATTAATGGAGTCATAGCTATAATTCTTTTTGTCCTTCTAATCACCTTCTTGATTGTATTGCACAATAAGTATCAGATCGGATTGGCTGTTCTGGATGTcctgaagatgatgatgagtATGGGGATCAACTCACCTCTCGACCGACTCGCCATGAAAATTACCTTCTTCACTGGCTTTTTGTTTGTGTTTATATTCAGTCCATTGCTTGAGGGACAATTACTTGCCACAATAACTAACCCGGCGACTTACAATATGGAGTCTCTTAAGGACTTGTACGATCATAAgtattatgtaatttatcCAATGCTGATCCATGATAGTATTCTAGAGAAAAACTTATGGGACATTAATAATGAAGAGGAAAACGAACACATTTCTGCTTTATTCGTATATAGCGATACCGACATTTGCTTAAAATACGTTATCGAAATGAAGAATGTGGCGTGTATAACTAGTGATTTTGAATCGATCGACTACGCTGTTAAACATAATTTGCATATATCACAAccacttttgaaaaaatcaaatgtaTGTTTCACAAGACCATTTTGGTCCTTGACGGATCGATTTTACTATCAAGCTTTAAACTTGCAAGAATTTGGACTCTTAGTTGAACCATCCGaaagaaaattaagaaaatttcatgataacctaaaaaaaaagaaaagaattgAGAAAAGGGTTAACTACCAACCAGTTGACGCTGtagatttgatttatttatatcaatttatggCATTTTTCCAGTTCTTGGCAATTATTGTTTTTGGTATTGAGTATATTGTCGGACGTCATCGTCGTccaagacaataa
- the LOC103570665 gene encoding cilia- and flagella-associated protein 97 — protein MTDYTDNRTPINKDSKDSTNKNKNIDRDSDCDYSYSDESFDSDFSNSSNSDVTNVTRRSQSSSSSSSSSSLESQANVVNTSTIKLNLPDDDNEIDVRGCKNYSVSSMLSSINSSERQRRINRRLNECHDRLHRKNMSFTNMQVMKIERDNQCLLNKIMSQHKPITDNKNLGFVNRLSSSAINRRKFQRKIEEENMMMLRKIQSAKPRVLTENYSRKF, from the exons atgactgATTACACTGATAATCGAACCCCTATTAATAAAGACTCTAAAGACAgtacaaataaaaacaaaaacatagACCGTGACAGTGATTGTGATTATTCATATAGTGACGAGTCTTTTGACTCGGACTTTTCTAACTCAAGTAATTCAGACGTCACCAATGTCACCAGGAGATCccaatcatcatcatcttcttcttcttcatcttctttgGAGTCACAAGCAAATGTAGTAAATACTAgtacaataaaattgaatttaccCGATGATGACAATGAAATTGATGTCAGAGGGTGCAAAAATTACTCAGTATCCTCGATGCTGTCTTCAATAAATTCGAGCGAGAGACAGAGGCGAATTAATAGAAGACTTAATGAGTGTCATGATCGGttgcacagaaaaaatatgagtttCACGAATATGCAAGTTATGAAAATAGAAAGGGACAATCAGTGTCTACTCAACAAAATAATGTCTCAGCATAAACCGATAACGGACAATAAAAACCTGGGGTTTGTTAACAGGCTCAGCAGCTCAGCGATTAATAGAAGAAAATTTCAGAGGAAAATTGAAGAAGAAaatatg atgatgctgagaaaaattcaaagtgcAAAACCACGAGTGTTAACTGAGAATTATTcacgaaaattttaa